AAACTCAGAATAAGATGTTGGGATGCAAGATGCAGGGTGTCCTGATTGCTCTTTAGAACTAGCTTGGTTCCAGCTTGCACTCTTTACCAAACATGGTAGCCACTGAAAATATGGTCTGGACAGTCCTGAATGTTCACCTCAACATTCATTCTTGGTgtggggattttgttttgttgttttaaactTTGGTACAACTCCTGACACAGTAAAGGTGGATTCTGGGGGCCTATTGGAAAACTCAAAAAACAGCTGAGGTGGTgggtttgtgctttttttagCAGGAACAGAGCAATAAACTGAGCATTTTTTCATTCACCttgtgctgttttcctgtgAGGTGGCATCTTGTGTTCCAGTTTTGGAAACATTCCTCCTAATCAGAGCTTTAGAAGACAGCAGGAGGGACTTAGCTTTTGAGGTGACATCTGACATCCTCACAAACAACAGATCTCCTCCAAGCCCCAGTGGGGATGGGATTCCTTCCTGTGGGATGTGGATGATCCTTTGCTGCCATTCCAGAAACTGGAGCACAGTGGGAGAGTCCTTGATATTGGCTTTTATTTCTGGTTGTTAAGAAAGCTCATTTCAGACACTGGCAGCAATACATACTCTCAAAACACATACTCTCTTTCAACTGGACTCATCCAAATATGGAGCAAAGACATGTTCCAATGTTTTCTAGTTGTAATTACCACACAGCTGCCTGCCCTGATGGGCAGAAGGCACTTATCTTCCTGCTTGCTTGGGAATCTCAGATCTTAGCAGTATGATGGGGAGAGGCAATGGTAACTTCCATGGGGAAGTTGCACTGCTCTTCTGCCAGCTTTGGTTTTCTGATGGGTGTGTCAAGTGCTTTTCAGCAATCAATCCAGTGCCAGAGAGGCAGAGAAGCAAGGGGAAAGGAGATGGCCTGGGGCACTCCCTGGCATTAACTGTTACTCCAGGAGCAGAGTTCTGCTTTGACATGAAGAGAAACCAGGAGAAGATCCCAGAGAGTGCCTGGAGCATTGGTAGCACTGAAACAGGGGGCTCTGAGGAAGGAGAGCTATGGTGCTTGTGGGGTTACTGAAGGATATCACTTGGCTCTGTGTGGCTTTGGGAGGGAGCTGCACGGGTCCAGAGGCTCGCCTTGTGTGTAACTGCTTCCTCTTCCTAGAGACTGTGACAGTGGCAGGAGTCCCAAAGACTCTGGAACACTTGTAGGAGTTTATACAGCCCTCATTAAGTGGAGGCATCCCAGCAACTGGGGCAGGCACCAGGACAAGCTCCACATGTGGACTGTGCTGTGGAGCACACCTGTACCTGtacctgctgctcctgtgatCAGCTCTCTGCTAATCCCTGCcgagcagcagagctgcagaacaggCCTGAGCCAggaagctgctggcaggagctgagggtgttGCTTATGTAAACATCTTTGCCACTAAGACCTGTGTAGGTGATtatggaaaagaggaaacagtTTGAGCAGATTTGCATGTTTACCTGGCTCCTTCTCCAGGTCAGGGAAGATGAGTGTTCCCAGCAGCCAATAAAAACCACATGAGCTATCTTCTTATCTTGGTGAGGGTGATGAGTTCTGCCTAAAACTTTCAGGGTATCACTGGTTTGGTATCAGTACATCTATTTTcttgcagtattttctgtgtgCCTGTGATACAGTTCCTCTAATGAGAGGCCAGACCTCTACCCTCTCCAAATTGCCCTGGCTCTCTGTAAATGCGTATCAGCTTGTTTGCAGTAGGATTTGGGATTAGTCTTTCCTAGAATGTTACAGTTCTAGTGGAAATAGATGTTATTCTGGGTCTGGCTGATGTCTGAGCCACACAAAGTACCGGGAAGGTGAGACAGGCCGGCAATTACTAACCAGTGCTTagggtttggtgttttttcagaTACCAGTAACTGGGGAGGGGTGTCTTGGAATTCTTGGTCCTCTTAATGTCTCAGGTGGATGATCAGGCTTGCTCATGATCTCTGAAAAACTTTGACCTCAATGATTTAAGTTAAGAAACAACATCAGAGCAGACATGAGGCACCTCTGTTTTATGTCCCactccctcttcttcctctccccttGCAGGCTCCATTGTGTATTCTGGGGGCTGTGACAGTTGTCACAACTTATGACAAAAAGCCCCAAGTCAGGTTCTGGTGGACATGGGGCCAATTCTTTGACTCTGATGCTGGACTTTACCCACTGGCAGGGACTGTTCCTCTTCCAGCTCATGTCACAGACTTCTCACTCCATGCCTCACATATCTTTGAGCCATGACTGCTCTGAGGCAGGTGCTTGTTCAAAGTCCAGCTGGGCATCTCCGAATTCCCTTTCAggcttctgctgctccctgcatgTGGCAGGACTGAGACAAGAGCTGATATCAGAGGAAATAGGACTAAAACCTTCGGTTCTGTCCTGGCTCATGCcctcaggagctctgctggcatcAGGCTGGTTTAGAAGGCAGAGTTTTCCTTACAAATCAGCTGTGCTTAGGAATAAGGATACCAGAATGGGCTGACTTAGAAGGCAGTTGCAAGGGTGTTTAAGAAGCCAAGTCTATCTCCTGCCATCCACCATCCTATAAAAATTTCTGCATTGTATTCTGGAAAAGTGGAGAACCCAAAGAGCCGCTGAAGGTGCAGTTGCTCTGGAGCACTTCTTAAAGAAAGCTTGAGCTGTTTGTGATCCATAAATCTTTACACTGTGTACCTTGATGGGCTaatctgctgcagcctcctggaaTTAGGTACTCCTTAATCACATGGCCCAGCAAAGCCTCTTATCCAAAGTTACTCTCCCATTAGAGGGGTCCTTGGCATGTTTTGCCAAGGTGGGCAGGTGACAAACACCCTAGAATGGGAAGTTCTCTCCTAGCAAGGTGGGCAGGTGACAAACACCCTAGAATGGGAAGTTCTCTCCTAGCACCTTTCCCAAAGCCAGAGTCTTGAGGGTTggtggggaaagggaagggttTATAGCATTTTCCAACTTTAATCTCACATGATCCAaaggtgctgcagctgagaaTCCTTGTCCTTTTCAGAATCAATTAGTTCCCCCAAATCACAAATAGGTTTGGAAAACTGCAGcccaaaatcaaattttctctctcataGGCTGAATTGAACCTGTCAAGATCCCAGTGAGCTTGgcagaaatttgttttttgaTGATTCAGGTCCAAATTCAGTTTGGAGTGGCTGCATTGTGCTAGAGAAGAGGCTGAATGAAGCCCTCAGGTCTGACTCGAGCTCCCCTGGAGGTATCTCAAGAAGATGCTGtacaaaaatagcaaaacagTTACTTCAGAGACTCCTTTGGCTTTACAGCTCCTCTAATCATAATCCTGTGCTTGACATCATTACTGGCTGATATTaatccctgcagagctgcctgccctgttgctggcaggggctgggggttCAGCACTTTCCCGGTGCTCTGTGGAGCGTGTTCCCCACGTGGCTGCACTCTGAGCTGGGATGAATGAAACCAGAACCTGTTGTTTAGCACCAGTACAGGAAAAAATTCATACCTGCTTCCTGAAACCTGCAACATGAAATGGCAGCAACATTAGACTCTATGAGCACTGGCTGGCTATTGCTATAGAGAAAAAAGTCCCtggaatttatatatatatatatctaaataattttaacacaGCACATGttctaaagataaaaatatgtaataaattatatatatattagatgATTCACATTATCTGTagataaaaacacaaagaaaataaaatatattacatgTAGCAACATATATACACAGTAGTATTTatcatacatattttaataaaagcataTAGAGAGTACAGATAATGTTTGGTATtttgcaatataaaaataaagtgtttgaGTGAGACATGACAAGGGGCCATTGCTactgaacacttttttttcaagCTAAAATCATACttatttgtacattttattGGGTTTTTAACTGAACCTCTCTCTGCAGAGGGACCCAAAGGATGGTGgaattttcctctctctcaaACTCAGAGGAAGAATTCCCTGCTGTCCTTGTGGTGACAGCCTATTGAGCTTCCTGGTTTACCTGTGCAGGTGCAAGCAAACAGATAAGTCTCTACCTGTGCTCAAGGAGTTCATGGGAATAATGGCACAGGGATGAGATCGAGGTGACCTATTTCTGTGTCAGCCTAAAAAGTGCTTTAATGTTAAAAGAACAAGCTGGGTTTGTACCTGGGTGAGATGCACTCAACTAGAACAAAGCACTGCAAGTAGTTTCTAGCTGTACCAGCATCAGCCattgctgtcctgctgtctgtcctgctgtctgtcctcTGCTATaggctgtgcagagcctgtGCTTCTGGCTGAGACATGACTGAACTGAAAATCACCAAGGATGGCAGAGCCAACATTTCCAGGTGGTTCAGAGTAACACCggtccctgctgctctgccctggtgcCTGTGACCGAGGGGAGAGAATCAGAGGTTGTTACTCACTGCCTGGGCCTTGTATCCAGAGGCTGGACTTGTGCCCTGCCAGGATGGAACAGTGGTGTAACACAGGGAAATCATTCACATCGTCTGCACACCATGGGTTGGAGCAGTTGGGACACAGGAATGGAAGAGAAGCTTTGTGCTCTGTCTCTTCCATGCTTGGGGACTGAGCTTAGGATGTTGTGCAGTCAGTACTGCCAAGCTGGGGAGATCCTGGGGTCCTGAACGGGGGGGGTTTGAGGAGTTTGGAGGTACCTGCCCTCACCCAAGGCAGCACAATGTCCTGTGTCCATTTCTCTGCCCAGCATGACTCACTTGGCTGATGGTGAGTCTGATGGTCTGAAAGCTCAGTTCTCCAGATGGGCCAGAACCACAAGCCCTGAGCAGGCTGTGGGCTCTGTTTGGGGATGATTCccatgtgctgctgggagcattGTGCCATAGGAGGAACACTATGGCAGCTTTGGGCTGCTTGTTTGGAGGAAACATGCGTGGCTGAGGCACGTAGGCATGGCCATGTCCCTGTCATTTTAAAGGACACAGCATCTGCTGACACCAGGGATCTTTTCAGTTCCAGGGAGGAGTGTGGTCCCTCAGCACGGTGCTGTGCGATGCCCTGATGACCATGGACGTGATGCTGTGCACAGCCTCCATCTTCAACCTGTGTGCTATCAGCGTGGATCGGTGAGTGGcttcctgctctggctgtgcctgggcagcACGTTGGTTCCATAGGCCCTTGCCAGTGTCCCAAGCAGGGATTCTACCCCCCCTCAGGAGGGTGTTCTGCCCTAATGTCCTTCACCGCTGGGTGTGTGTCTCACCAGTGGTGGCCAAGCCCGTTGTGAGATGAACCAGAGCTGTCCCTTGGCTGTTCTGGTTGTAGCCCAGGCCTCGACTGTTTGTAAATTAATGAGGGGAAGGACAGTGACAAGGAGCTTGGGGCCCCTCAGTTACATTACCAGTGGTGCCACCACCACACCAGGACTGACTCATCCAGGGCTGTGTTGGCAGGTTCATCGCTGTTCAAATCCCGCTCAACTACAACCGGCGACAGATCGACCTACGGCAGCTGATCCTTATATCCACCACCTGGATATTCGCCTTTGCTGTGGCTTCCCCAGTCATATTTGGTCTCAACAATGTCCCAAACCGGGACCCCAGCTTGTGCCAATTGGAGGATGACAACTACATCGTGTATTCCTCCATCTGCTCCTTCTTCATCCCATGCCCTGTCATGCTGGTGCTGTACTGTGGCATGTTCCAAGGACTCAAGCGCTGGGAAGAAGCCCGGAAGGCCAAGCTGAGAGGCTGCATCTATGGAGCCAACAGGAAGCTGTATCACCCCCCAACCTTGATGGAGAGAGAGCAGACccggctggggctgctggactGCAGCAGCCCCTATGCCCGTGCCGGCCTCCCTGGGGAGTGTGGGATGAACAGTGGGATCCAGACTGTGTCCTACCCACACCTCAGGTACCCGCACCCAGGGCACGGGCACAAGCGGGCCAAGATCAACGGCCGGGAGCGCAAGGCCATGCGGGTGCTGCCGGTCGTCGTCGGTGAGTGGCTGTCAGGGGTGGCTGGGGAGGGTGGGAAATGTGCCAGCTTGTCCCACCACAGCGCTCAGACTGGCAGGACCTGGGTGAAACCAGAGCAGTGCCAAAAACCACCACCCTTGGGAAAGGTTTATAACCCAACCTCCCTTCAAGGCAAACTTGTGACTCCCAATATCTTAAGTTCAAAGCCAAAGCAAGACTTACTTAAGACTTTTCATCAGTGTTTAGGATAGGAGAGACATCCCAGTTTTTGTCTGAGCATAAGCCCAGCTCCACTTGTCAGCAcaactgctgccttttccctgaGTGCTTGAGctgtgtatatttattttttttttggctgaggCTTCGTTAAATTAAACCCTTCTGAACATTCACATCACCTTCTCTCTTTATTGTCCTCCTGGCAGGtgctttcctcttctgctggaCACCTTTTTTTGTGGTGCACATTACCAGGGCTCTCTGCAagtcctgctccatccccccTCAAGTCACCAGCACTGTCACTTGGCTGGGCTACGTCAACAGTGCTCTCAACCCCATCATTTACACCGTGTTCAACGCCGAGTTCAGGAACTTCTTCCGCAAAGTCTTGCATGTCTTCTGCTGAGCCCTCTGCACAGGAGGAACCACCGGGCAGGAGGAACCACTGGGTCATTTTTTGTATAGTTCATTAAAGGTCTATTTCTGCCTCTGGTCTGCTGTCTTTGTTGGGGATGAGGGGAGGATGagagctggcagctgaaggAAGGGATCCCCAGATCCTTGTAGTGAGGTGTTACAGGGGAGGGCCAGTGGATGCAGCTTGAATCCTCTTCCCACTGGAAACTGCCAAGTGAAGCCAAGCCACTTTTTTAACACTTGCTTCTTGATGTAACCacagataataataataatagtaatttctAATCATCTGGCTTCTGGGGTGGTATTAACAGGGCTGTGAGGTGACATGGACACAAGTCTGGGGGAAAAAGCTGTTAAGCTCATTTCCCAGATGTCCACATGCCAGACAAGGGTACCAAGCTCATTTCCAGGTGGCCATATGCCAGGTGAGGGTGAATCCACCTATGCAACCTCCTTTCCCCTTATCCCTGATAATTTTAAACCCAAAAACTGATTTCACTCATGTTTAACAAGGGTCTTACAAAGGCACCATAATGTTATTGCTAGTGCTCCAGAATTTTCTGTGAAGCCACATGATTCCTGCCAGAAACCATTTCCAGCctcaggaaaaaatccttcataCCTTTAGGTAAACTTGCATGCAGTGACAGACACAGCAGCCACTGGGACAGGTGATGCTTGTTGCTGAGgcttggagaggaaaaaaagaatattgcAGAAAATTACAGTCTTCCAAGTAATGATTTTGTACAGGATTGTTGCTTTCCAGGAGGGAAATTGCTtggaagcagaacagaaaagggATGTCTTGAGTGGTCCTTTTTCTAAAAACAGCAAGTGCTCAATTTCTCATCTGCAAACAGACAGTTCCCACATGATTATATGGTGCATTTCTGAGCTGTCGTTCACTGGGTTggggcacagctgccccagATAGCAGGGCACTGGGGGCTTTCCAGAGGTGCTGCTTTGGAGCTGTCTTTGCTGCATCCAAATGCAGGATGCAAGAAACCTGGTAAATGAGATGTGTTACTGTGGGCTCAATTAAGACTGTCTTCCCAATTAACTAATTGTCTCCAAGTTTTAGACAACAGGCAATCTGCATTTAACTGTGAGCAGAAACCATTCCAAACACTCTAGTATTACTTTGGGAAGCATTTTGCTATGGGAATGGAAGGAGTtacctgttttttccttcccatgaGTATCACAGGTAATTTCTGTTCCCATCCttgttgggaaggtagaattagaaagaaattataaatatgactctttagccagaaaggctaaggaagaaatacaaatgaaagcacggtttgaataattcaaagaaaccacTCTGGTctgccagaacacattctttccccCAGTAAAACTAAGCTAagacccctctccccagccttataaggaaagctctgaaggaccctgagataactaaaaatatgcaaaagcagcAATTTCTATAGGTCGCACACAAATattactgtattagtatacttagaaagattggttagtgaaggaatagaatattcaatgtatagattatataagcaattgtaaaagagagttcgctctcttggtctctcttagtCACTCTTagtctctcttggtctctcttaactcttggtctctcttggttcttttgttttctcttgtttctcttactacgttctcttgctgctctttcctgctcttctttagCTCTTTTTCCtggctctctcacttctgttctgaTACTCTCTTTCATAGGAATCTTAAGTCTTGAActcatgtattcatattttatccccttttgtattgttccctctgagcctgctttgagctctatctgctggctcatagcaggctctctctctctctcccacacCCTGAAATAAACTACTAACATCTAACTCGACTATAGAGGTCTCTGCCGTGTCTCGGACCGTCCACACCCTGAAGCGTCTCATACACATCCTGCCTCAGTTCCTGCTTGGCTTTCACTGGAAGCATGGTTTCCTTCTGGAAGAGCTGCGTGCTGTGGCCACCAGCTCCTTGCCCTCGATGGCACTGCAGTGTTGCCCCCTGGGCCTGCTCAGCTCTGTATTAGGAGGAATAACTCCCAGGAGACAGCCAGGAAGTAACACTCATCACCTGCCACTGACTGTGGGAGCCCTGTCACCTCACTCCATGGGAGACTCATGACCAATGTCCCTTGGGAGCTGGTGCCGCTGGCAAACCCACCAAGGGCACTTCTGAGACCCTGAAACAGATGGCAAACCAGCTCCTACTGCCTTGGAACACATGGAATGCAACCTAACAGACCTTTAACATGCACAGGGGAAGGAATAGATTTGTCAGAATCCTCTAAACTTTTCCATGGAGTTCACCTTTGAGTCTTTTCCAtggcatttttctctctcagtttCCCGTAACGCAGGATAGAAGTTTCTCCGTTTGACAGTGTGTGTGATGTTGGGTTGGGTCACTCTGTGGTtcaggtgaccctgcctggagcaggagctgaacaACCATCCTCCCTCATCCATCATCACCAAACTGGTGCAAACAAGAGGCAGGACAAGTGACCCCTCAGCCAGAGCAAACGATAGTGACCCTTCATGGGGTTGTGACTGCTAACAGGGGCTATAcctggagataaaaataaacccaaccaTATAACCAGAGCCTTCTGTGCCTGTCAAGACTGCTCTGAAGTCTCCAACCACAACTTAATTAACAAACAAAGGATTAACTTAATTATTAAAGTAGTagattaataattaaaattattttgttgcagTGAACAAAGCAATGATCAGCACATCTCTAATTAGCACCTCCGATAGAGCAGGGACAGAACAGCCCCATATCCATGTGTGCTCACCTTGGGCTTGATTCCATCTGATTCTGGCCAGCTGGATGCTATGAGCGACATTCCAGACACACCATGGAATGAACCTGTGCTTCCCTGTGGAGAAAACACCCCCCAGGTAGACAGGCAGTAGACACACATGTGCCTGTTGGTGCACTCACCTGTGCAGGTACCTGTACCACAAAGTGCTGCCCTGGGAATTAAGGGGGACCACTGGGCACACTTGTGCTTTCATCGCATTTTATTTAACAACATgttatttttcaattatatttAATTGGAGAAGTTCCAATGTGTTCCAGATTTGCCCAGCGCAGAGGGAACACAGGAAAAACTGTGTTTCAATGCCAAACTAAGAACCTGTACCAACTTTTTCAAGGCAATTAAATAAACCAAAGattcatttctcttctctaaTGAGAGGTAGGGAGGTCCTGGTAGGAGGAAGCACTGGCAGATCTCCTTGCAGCACCTACTTTAGATCCATCTCAAGGGAGATGAGGAGACTGCTGTAATCCACATGGTGGAGGATCCAGTCAGGCAAAGGCAAAGCCTCCCAAAGCCAGTCAGGGCCAGGACGGAAGGGAGAGGGCTCCAGATGAGGTTTTCACAGTCTCTGTATTATCCAAATCTTTGGAAGGGGATTTGGAATAGACAAATGCTGTCACAGTATCAAAAAGTCAATGAAAAATGAGTCTGCTAGTGATGAGAGTGCTGTTGGCACAGGACAGACCGCTCCTGCCGGTCGCCGATCCATTCGGCCCCGCGTGTCCATGAACGGCTGCGGAGGTAGAGCACTCACACAGTGACCTTCTCCATGACATTGTCCGGGACGTGCACCTCACTCCCTTGCACTGTCACCGTGGCTGACTGGCCACAGATGTGCTGGTGGTCCTTCCAGTCCTgccaggggagagcagagggaaaggctgtgagCAGAATGGGCTCTTGGAGAAGGGCCCTCACTGTGTGAGAAGAGCTCTCTGTCCACAAACCAGACCAACAATGAAGGGCAAAGGAGCCACGCACTGGATCAC
This sequence is a window from Parus major isolate Abel chromosome 5, Parus_major1.1, whole genome shotgun sequence. Protein-coding genes within it:
- the DRD4 gene encoding D(4) dopamine receptor, translating into MGNGTAGPPPAGAGHSIAALVLGILLILLIVGGNGLVCLSVCTERALKTTTNYFIVSLAVADLLLALLVLPLYVYSEFQGGVWSLSTVLCDALMTMDVMLCTASIFNLCAISVDRFIAVQIPLNYNRRQIDLRQLILISTTWIFAFAVASPVIFGLNNVPNRDPSLCQLEDDNYIVYSSICSFFIPCPVMLVLYCGMFQGLKRWEEARKAKLRGCIYGANRKLYHPPTLMEREQTRLGLLDCSSPYARAGLPGECGMNSGIQTVSYPHLRYPHPGHGHKRAKINGRERKAMRVLPVVVGAFLFCWTPFFVVHITRALCKSCSIPPQVTSTVTWLGYVNSALNPIIYTVFNAEFRNFFRKVLHVFC